In the genome of Mytilus edulis chromosome 3, xbMytEdul2.2, whole genome shotgun sequence, one region contains:
- the LOC139515910 gene encoding fibroblast growth factor receptor 4-like — protein MSWSYGVLLWEIFTLGGNPYPSVPVERLFELLKEGHRMGRPPYASEIINKTMQSCWHENPSGRPSFNNLVIDFNKMLTSMDNRSEEYPNLDDCNSIHPIISS, from the exons atgag TTGGTCCTATGGAGTATTGTTGTGGGAGATATTTACACTCGGAGGGAATCCTTATCCATCTGTACCTGTGGAAAGattatttgaacttttaaaagAAGGTCATAGAATGGGCAGACCTCCATATGCTTCAGAAATAATTAATAAAACGATGCAGTCCTGTTGGCATGAGAATCCATCAGGGCGACCATCTTTCAATAACCTTgttattgattttaataaaatgttgacCTCTATGGACAACAGAAGTGAA gaatATCCAAATCTAGATGATTGTAACAGTATACATCCCatcatatcatcatga